From Falco cherrug isolate bFalChe1 chromosome 4, bFalChe1.pri, whole genome shotgun sequence, one genomic window encodes:
- the HIGD1A gene encoding HIG1 domain family member 1A, mitochondrial, whose protein sequence is MSSGQESVLSEYESDTSQTSKLLRKFKETPFVPIGMAGFAMVVGYGLYKLKHRGEMKMSLHLIHMRVAAQGFVVGALTCGVLYSMFQEYVVKPKE, encoded by the exons ATGTCATCTGGTCAGGAATCCGTTCTCTCAGAGTATGAATCTGACACCAGCCAGACATCAAAGCTGTTAAGAAAATTTAAAGAGACACCATTTGTACCCATCG GGATGGCTGGCTTCGCCATGGTGGTTGGCTACGGGCTgtacaaactgaagcacagaggtgaaatgaaaatgtcactTCACCTGATTCACATGCGTGTGGCAGCACAGGGCTTTGTCGTGGGAGCATTAACATGTG GTGTGCTGTATTCAATGTTTCAGGAGTACGTGGTGAAGCCCAAGGAGTAA